A section of the Mycolicibacterium anyangense genome encodes:
- a CDS encoding peptidoglycan D,D-transpeptidase FtsI family protein, with amino-acid sequence MSRNPQPGSRPAPRRQRAQSARQTAEVGHSASARRTRQATETESRTAAFGFRHRAGHVVIGTALLIAAAQLFNLQVPKAAGLRAEAASQLKVTDIEKAVRGSIVDRNFDKLAFTIEARALTFQPTRIRKQLTEAKQASPSAPDPDKRLMEIAKDVSAKLNNNPDTATLLKKLRSNESFVYLARAVDPAIASAIVKKFPEVGAERQDLRQYPGGALAANIVGGIDWDGHGLLGLEDAMDSQLSGTDGSITYDRGSDGVVIPGSYRNKHDAVNGATVQLTLDDDIQFYVQQQVQMAKDNSGAKDVSAVVLDAKTGEVLAMSNDNTFDPSQDIGRQADKQMGNLAVTSPYEPGSVNKIVTASSVIEYGLSNPDEVLQVPGSINMGGVTVNDAWSHGVMPYTTTGVFGKSSNVGTLMLAQRIGPERYYDMLGKFGLGQRTGVGLPGESAGLVPPIDQWSGSSFSNLPIGQGLSMTLLQMTGMYQAIANDGVRIPPRIIKATIAADGSRTEEARPNGIRVVSPETARTVRNMFRAIVQRDPMGYQQGTGAPAAVDGYQIAGKTGTAQQINPACGCYYSDVYWITFAGMAPADDPRYVIGIMMNAPQRNPDGSPGHSAAPLFHNIAAWLLQRENVPLSPDPGPPLTLQAM; translated from the coding sequence GTGAGCCGCAACCCCCAACCCGGCTCCCGACCGGCGCCCCGCCGGCAGCGTGCCCAATCGGCCCGACAGACGGCCGAGGTCGGCCACTCCGCCAGCGCCCGCCGCACCCGCCAGGCCACCGAAACCGAGTCGCGCACCGCGGCATTCGGGTTCCGGCACCGGGCGGGCCATGTCGTGATCGGAACCGCGCTGCTGATCGCGGCCGCGCAGCTGTTCAACCTGCAGGTGCCCAAGGCGGCCGGCCTGCGCGCCGAGGCGGCAAGCCAGCTGAAGGTCACCGACATCGAGAAGGCCGTCCGCGGCAGCATCGTCGACCGCAACTTCGACAAGCTGGCGTTCACCATCGAGGCCCGGGCACTGACCTTCCAGCCCACCAGGATTCGCAAGCAGCTGACCGAGGCCAAGCAGGCCTCGCCGTCGGCTCCCGATCCGGACAAGCGGCTGATGGAGATCGCCAAGGACGTCTCGGCCAAGCTCAACAACAATCCCGACACCGCCACGCTGCTCAAGAAGCTGCGCAGCAACGAGTCGTTCGTCTACCTGGCCAGGGCGGTCGACCCGGCCATCGCCTCGGCGATCGTCAAGAAGTTCCCGGAGGTCGGCGCCGAGCGCCAGGACCTGCGCCAGTATCCCGGCGGTGCGCTGGCCGCCAACATCGTCGGCGGGATCGACTGGGACGGGCACGGCCTCCTCGGGCTGGAGGACGCGATGGACTCCCAGCTTTCGGGCACCGACGGATCGATCACCTACGACCGCGGCTCCGATGGTGTGGTGATCCCGGGCAGCTACCGCAACAAGCACGATGCTGTCAACGGCGCCACCGTCCAGCTCACCCTCGACGACGACATCCAGTTCTACGTCCAGCAGCAGGTCCAGATGGCCAAGGACAACTCCGGGGCCAAGGACGTCTCGGCCGTGGTGCTCGACGCCAAAACCGGTGAGGTGCTGGCGATGTCGAACGACAACACTTTCGACCCCAGCCAGGACATCGGCCGGCAGGCCGACAAGCAGATGGGCAACCTGGCCGTGACGTCCCCCTACGAGCCGGGATCGGTCAACAAGATCGTCACCGCGTCGTCGGTGATCGAATACGGTCTGTCCAATCCCGACGAGGTGCTGCAGGTTCCGGGGTCGATCAACATGGGCGGCGTGACCGTCAATGACGCCTGGAGCCACGGTGTCATGCCCTACACCACCACCGGTGTGTTCGGAAAGTCGTCCAACGTCGGCACGCTGATGCTGGCGCAGCGGATCGGCCCGGAGCGCTACTACGACATGCTCGGTAAGTTCGGGCTCGGCCAGCGCACCGGTGTCGGCCTGCCCGGCGAGAGCGCCGGTCTGGTTCCGCCGATCGACCAGTGGTCGGGCAGTTCGTTCTCCAATCTGCCTATCGGTCAGGGCCTTTCGATGACGCTGCTACAGATGACCGGCATGTACCAGGCGATCGCCAACGACGGCGTCCGGATCCCGCCGCGCATCATCAAGGCCACCATCGCCGCGGACGGCTCCCGCACCGAGGAGGCCCGGCCCAACGGCATCAGGGTGGTCTCCCCGGAGACCGCCCGCACCGTGCGCAACATGTTCCGTGCCATCGTCCAGCGCGACCCGATGGGCTATCAGCAGGGCACCGGTGCGCCGGCCGCCGTGGACGGCTACCAGATCGCCGGCAAGACGGGCACCGCCCAGCAGATCAACCCGGCCTGCGGCTGCTACTACAGCGACGTCTACTGGATCACCTTCGCCGGGATGGCGCCCGCCGACGACCCGCGGTACGTGATCGGAATCATGATGAACGCCCCGCAGCGGAACCCGGACGGCTCGCCGGGACACTCCGCGGCACCGTTGTTCCACAACATCGCGGCCTGGTTGCTCCAGCGTGAGAACGTTCCGCTGTCTCCGGACCCCGGTCCGCCACTGACCCTGCAGGCGATGTAG
- the rsmH gene encoding 16S rRNA (cytosine(1402)-N(4))-methyltransferase RsmH, translated as MKPSATSSDLARAPWPLPEPTLAYFPNARFAIPGRDLDAGAPSDLPGGSVVVDTPDHGHVPVLLDRCVDLLAPALTRHAADGSGAVLVDATLGAGGHAERFLTQFGGLRLIGLDRDSTALANAGLRLAPFADRITLVHTRYDGIADALAEAGCAATDSIDGVLFDLGVSSMQLDQPERGFSYAKDAPLDMRMDPEAPLTAAEILNTYDRGELTDILRRFGEEKFAHRIAGLIVERRQRAPLTTTSELVEIIYQGIPAPARRTGGHPAKRTFQALRIAVNAELDSLSAALPAALAALRPGGRVVVMAYQSLEDRIVKTTFAAATASRSPEGLPVELPGYEPEFTAITRGAERADAEEIERNPRSAPVRLRAVERVATSNPGRGGNKS; from the coding sequence ATGAAGCCCTCAGCGACATCATCTGACCTGGCCCGTGCACCGTGGCCTCTGCCCGAACCGACCCTGGCGTACTTCCCCAACGCCAGGTTCGCGATCCCGGGCAGGGACCTCGATGCAGGGGCACCGTCTGACCTACCGGGAGGTTCCGTCGTGGTTGACACCCCCGACCACGGACACGTCCCCGTCCTGCTGGACCGCTGTGTCGACCTGCTCGCCCCCGCGCTGACCCGGCACGCCGCCGACGGCTCCGGTGCGGTGCTCGTCGACGCCACTCTCGGGGCAGGCGGCCACGCCGAACGCTTCCTCACCCAATTCGGCGGTCTGCGCCTGATCGGTCTGGACCGCGACTCCACCGCGCTGGCCAATGCCGGCCTGCGGCTGGCCCCGTTCGCCGACCGCATCACCCTGGTTCACACCCGCTACGACGGAATCGCGGACGCACTGGCCGAAGCCGGTTGCGCGGCAACCGATTCGATCGACGGAGTGCTGTTCGACCTGGGCGTCTCCTCGATGCAGCTCGACCAGCCCGAGCGTGGCTTCTCCTACGCCAAAGATGCACCGCTGGACATGCGGATGGATCCCGAGGCGCCGCTGACCGCCGCGGAGATCCTCAACACCTACGATCGCGGTGAGCTGACCGACATCCTGCGCCGGTTCGGCGAGGAGAAGTTCGCCCACCGGATCGCCGGGCTGATCGTCGAGCGCAGGCAGCGGGCCCCGCTGACCACGACCAGCGAACTGGTCGAGATCATCTACCAGGGCATCCCCGCCCCGGCCCGGCGTACCGGCGGGCACCCCGCCAAGCGGACGTTCCAGGCGCTCCGGATCGCCGTGAACGCCGAACTGGACTCGCTCAGCGCGGCGCTGCCCGCCGCGCTGGCCGCCCTGCGGCCCGGTGGCCGGGTGGTGGTGATGGCCTACCAGTCGCTGGAAGACCGCATCGTCAAGACCACCTTCGCCGCCGCGACCGCCTCCCGCAGCCCGGAAGGGCTGCCCGTCGAACTGCCCGGCTACGAGCCGGAATTCACGGCGATCACCCGCGGTGCCGAGCGGGCCGATGCCGAGGAGATCGAACGCAATCCGCGCAGTGCGCCGGTGCGGCTGCGGGCCGTGGAGCGTGTGGCGACCAGCAACCCGGGACGTGGAGGGAACAAGTCATGA
- the mraZ gene encoding division/cell wall cluster transcriptional repressor MraZ, with translation MFLGTYTPKLDDKGRLTLPAKFRDALAGGLMVTKSQDHSLAVYPRAEFEQLARRAAQTSRSNPEARAFLRNLAAGTDEQHPDSQGRITLSADHRRYANLSKECVVIGAVDFLEIWDAQAWQEYQETHEENFSAASDEALSDII, from the coding sequence ATGTTTCTCGGTACCTACACGCCCAAGCTCGATGACAAGGGGCGGCTGACGCTGCCCGCCAAGTTCCGCGACGCGCTGGCAGGAGGGTTGATGGTCACCAAGAGCCAAGATCACAGCCTTGCGGTCTACCCGCGTGCGGAGTTCGAGCAGCTGGCCCGGCGGGCCGCGCAAACCTCGCGGAGCAATCCCGAGGCGCGTGCCTTCCTCCGTAACCTCGCGGCCGGCACCGACGAGCAGCATCCCGACTCCCAGGGCCGGATCACCCTGTCGGCCGACCACCGCCGCTACGCCAACCTCTCCAAGGAGTGTGTGGTGATCGGCGCGGTCGACTTCCTGGAGATCTGGGACGCCCAAGCCTGGCAGGAATACCAGGAGACCCACGAAGAGAACTTCTCCGCGGCCAGCGATGAAGCCCTCAGCGACATCATCTGA
- a CDS encoding DUF3040 domain-containing protein: MPLSDHEQRMLDQIESALYAEDPKFASSVRGGTLRAPSTRRRLQGAGLFVVGLAMLVGGVAFKATMIGSFPVLSVLGFLVMFGGVVFAITGPRLPGGRDGGVAGPGPSGARQRRVKGSGSFTSRMEDRFRRRFDE; encoded by the coding sequence ATGCCACTCTCCGATCATGAGCAGCGCATGCTCGATCAGATCGAGAGCGCTCTCTATGCCGAGGACCCGAAGTTCGCCTCGAGTGTTCGGGGCGGCACGCTGCGGGCTCCGTCGACGCGCAGGCGACTCCAAGGTGCCGGTCTGTTCGTCGTCGGGCTGGCCATGCTGGTGGGCGGGGTGGCATTCAAGGCCACGATGATCGGAAGTTTCCCGGTCCTGTCCGTGCTCGGGTTCCTGGTGATGTTCGGTGGTGTCGTCTTCGCGATCACCGGTCCCCGGCTGCCCGGCGGCCGCGACGGTGGTGTCGCCGGCCCGGGTCCGTCCGGGGCGCGGCAGCGCCGGGTGAAGGGTTCGGGTTCGTTCACCAGCCGTATGGAGGACCGCTTCCGGCGTCGTTTCGACGAGTGA
- a CDS encoding GNAT family N-acetyltransferase, which translates to MATFLIDLSPDDMQRRLPEALSVYVDAMRYPRGTEGQRASMWLEHTRRQGWKAVAAVQTDTPAAAEPTATELGAAPLLGIAYGYCGAPDQWWQQQVVSGLQRVGVPAEQISGLMSSYFELTELHIHPGAQGRGLGEALARRLLAGRPEANVLLSTPEILGEANRAWRLYRRLGFVDVIRGYHFAGDPRAFAILGRALPL; encoded by the coding sequence TTGGCGACATTCCTCATCGACCTGTCGCCCGACGACATGCAACGCCGTCTTCCCGAGGCGCTGTCGGTCTATGTCGACGCCATGCGCTATCCACGCGGGACCGAGGGCCAGCGCGCGTCGATGTGGCTGGAACACACCCGCAGGCAGGGCTGGAAGGCCGTCGCCGCGGTGCAGACCGACACCCCCGCCGCCGCCGAGCCCACCGCCACCGAGCTGGGGGCGGCACCGCTGCTCGGGATCGCCTACGGCTACTGCGGGGCACCCGATCAGTGGTGGCAACAACAGGTCGTCTCCGGCCTGCAGCGCGTCGGTGTGCCCGCCGAACAGATCAGCGGGCTGATGAGCAGCTACTTCGAACTGACCGAGCTGCACATCCATCCCGGGGCGCAGGGCCGCGGCCTTGGCGAGGCACTGGCACGCCGGCTGCTGGCCGGCCGCCCCGAGGCCAACGTGCTGCTGTCCACTCCGGAGATCCTCGGCGAAGCCAATCGCGCCTGGCGGCTGTACCGGCGGCTGGGCTTCGTCGACGTGATCCGCGGCTACCACTTCGCCGGTGACCCGCGGGCGTTCGCGATCCTGGGACGCGCCCTGCCGCTGTGA
- a CDS encoding LppM family (lipo)protein, protein MRNRSHRPRVRALALLLLVVAPLMVGCIRVHASITVSPDDRVSGQIVAATKARNSDDQGPQFDLNVPFSQKIAVSKYTSDDYVGSEAVFSDLSFGEVPQLANLNRDATGVDVSLRRAGNLVILEGRVDLTNVNDPDADVQFTVSFPGEVTSTNGDRIDSDVVEWKLKPGVVSTMSAQARVTDPSTRSFTAAALWLGLGALVVAGIIGTLAWHSRDQSPRFASADQGDE, encoded by the coding sequence GTGCGCAACCGATCACACCGCCCGCGCGTGCGCGCGCTGGCCCTGCTGCTGCTCGTCGTGGCACCACTGATGGTCGGCTGCATCCGCGTCCACGCCTCGATCACGGTCTCCCCCGACGACCGCGTCTCCGGCCAGATCGTCGCGGCGACCAAGGCTCGCAACAGCGACGACCAGGGACCGCAGTTCGACCTCAACGTGCCGTTCAGCCAGAAGATCGCCGTCTCGAAGTACACCTCCGACGACTACGTCGGGTCCGAGGCGGTGTTCTCGGATCTGAGCTTCGGCGAGGTGCCGCAGCTGGCCAACCTGAACCGGGACGCCACCGGGGTGGACGTCTCGCTGCGCCGGGCGGGCAACCTGGTGATCCTGGAGGGCCGCGTCGACCTCACCAACGTCAACGACCCCGACGCCGATGTCCAGTTCACCGTCTCCTTCCCCGGCGAGGTGACCTCGACCAATGGTGACCGGATCGACTCCGACGTCGTCGAGTGGAAGCTCAAACCGGGCGTGGTGTCCACGATGAGCGCCCAGGCCCGGGTCACCGATCCGAGCACCCGGTCGTTCACCGCCGCGGCCCTGTGGCTGGGCCTCGGCGCGCTGGTCGTCGCCGGCATCATCGGCACCCTCGCCTGGCACAGCAGGGACCAGTCCCCCCGGTTCGCCAGCGCTGACCAGGGTGACGAATAG